The Manihot esculenta cultivar AM560-2 chromosome 11, M.esculenta_v8, whole genome shotgun sequence genome includes a region encoding these proteins:
- the LOC110625937 gene encoding transcription factor IBH1, which translates to MNSIHYNSTTRTKFARRFLISLSRIRRATTLGPPSDEEIRRRTHRIKLAAYSSMARAVGSRRAWSRALLLKIRNRALVHGILRNRFLASKKKRVIKRNKVSTEMNKVDMLRKLVPGGETMDVCELLEETAHFMASLATQVKVMKSIVDHCSE; encoded by the coding sequence ATGAATTCAATCCACTACAATTCTACAACAAGGACCAAGTTCGCTCGTAGATTTCTCATTTCTCTTTCCAGGATCAGAAGAGCTACAACACTTGGTCCTCCTTCTGATGAGGAAATCCGCAGAAGAACCCATAGGATAAAGCTTGCTGCTTATTCTTCCATGGCTCGTGCTGTTGGGTCTAGAAGAGCGTGGAGCCGAGCGCTTCTTTTGAAGATAAGAAACCGTGCTTTGGTCCATGGGATTTTGAGAAATAGATTCTTGGCTTCTAAGAAGAAAAGGGTTATCAAAAGAAACAAGGTTTCAACAGAGATGAACAAGGTTGATATGCTTCGAAAGCTGGTTCCTGGTGGGGAAACCATGGATGTTTGTGAGTTGTTGGAGGAAACTGCACATTTTATGGCATCCCTTGCCACTCAGGTTAAGGTGATGAAAAGTATAGTGGATCACTGCTCCGAATGA